In the Arachis ipaensis cultivar K30076 chromosome B04, Araip1.1, whole genome shotgun sequence genome, TTTGACAATCGACATGAAGATTTTGCAAAGGAGCCTCGTAATGTGAGACTTGGGTTAGCAAGCGACGGATTCAATCCATTCTGAACTTTGAGTAGTACACACAGTACATGGCCTGTTGTTCTGATGGTGTATAATCTACCCCCTTGAATGAGCATGAAGCCTGATTATTTTATGCTATCTTTACTCATTCCTGGACCACAATCACCGGGAAATGACATTGATGTCTATCTTCAACCGTTGattgaagaattaaaagaattATGGGAGTCAGGTGTCGAAACATATGATTCGAAAGAAAACAAAACATTCAACATGAGAGCGTGCCTTTTGTGGACAATTAATGACTTCCCTGCGTATGCTATGTTATCTGGGTGGAGTACAAAGGGAAAATTGGCTTGTCCATGTTGTAATGATGAGACTTCTTCTATCTATCTGAAACATAGTCACAAGACTGTTTATATGGATCACCGAAGGTTTTTACCCATGAATCATCCATGGAGGCATAACAAAAGATCTTTCAATGGAAAAACTGAACTCAGGTCTCCACTGCAGTTGTTAGAAGGTTCAGCTGTATTTGATATATTGCGAGAGGTAGATAATTCTTTTGGGAAGAAGCAAAAGAGATCAAAGAATGGCATATCAAATTGGAAAAAGCGGTCAATCTTTTTTGAGTTACCATATTAGAAGTCCAACATGTTTAGACACAACCTTGAtgtcatgcacatagagaagaatatAGTTGATAGCATAATTGGAACTCTTTTAGATATTCCCGGAAAGATGAAAGATCATGCAGCTGCTCGTTTTGACCTTAAAGACATGGGTATCAGGAAAAACCTTCAACCAAAAGATACGAAGGATGGGAAAAAAACTAAGTTAGCAAAGGCATGCTTTTCAATGACTCCAGCAGAGAAAATAATCTTTTGTAGTGTGTTGAAAGCGGCAAATTTACCAGACGGTAGCGCTTCCAATATTGCTCGATGTGTGCatgaaacagaaaagaagatttcTGGTTACAAGACCCATGATGCTCATTTCATGTTGCATTACTTGTTGCAAGTACCAATCAAGAGCATACTTCCTGACCATGTTGCCATCGCTCTAGTTCGATTATGTTCATTTTTTCGCCGAATATGTCAGAAAGTAATTAGCCTGGATGAGGTAGTTAACTTAGAAGCAGAGATTGCTGAGACATTGTGCCAATTGGAGAGGATTTTCCCTCCTAGCTTTTTTGACATAATGGTGCACTTGCCTATTCAtttggcaaat is a window encoding:
- the LOC107636233 gene encoding uncharacterized protein LOC107636233, yielding MKPDYFMLSLLIPGPQSPGNDIDVYLQPLIEELKELWESGVETYDSKENKTFNMRACLLWTINDFPAYAMLSGWSTKGKLACPCCNDETSSIYLKHSHKTVYMDHRRFLPMNHPWRHNKRSFNGKTELRSPLQLLEGSAVFDILREKSNMFRHNLDVMHIEKNIVDSIIGTLLDIPGKMKDHAAARFDLKDMGIRKNLQPKDTKDGKKTKLAKACFSMTPAEKIIFCSVLKAANLPDGSASNIARCVHETEKKISGYKTHDAHFMLHYLLQVPIKSILPDHVAIALVRLCSFFRRICQKVISLDEVVNLEAEIAETLCQLERIFPPSFFDIMVHLPIHLANEVRLGGPVQYRWMYPVEREHEEAVNDNNPRRTKWEKAKDRSQQFSEWFKICAMKKDVPGWAKGLARGPNRVAKRFSGYIINGYRFHTRHRDVRRKTQNSGVTLEALTLSFASVKDKNPIEAKVAYYGRIVDMFELDYYGQFKVVLFKCEWYTVAKDNFGLSYVYFNRKCYQEEPFVLAFQVNQYFYVQDPYVRDKHNVMKTIPRDLFRVSDDLESDSPIIYAREPCEPEVIPSLPNDNGEIDLVRNDLRATIIDMDQNMFAKQYCEEDEENEYEYMEDLDSETS